From the Triticum urartu cultivar G1812 chromosome 4, Tu2.1, whole genome shotgun sequence genome, the window CAGTTCCACTTACAAGTTTGATGTGCTTTCACAGAAAATTGACTGCGTTCACAACAGTGCTGTGATGGAGCTGATGAGAGGGCTGAGAAATCAGCTTAGTGAGCTTATATCTGGGTTGGGCACACAGGACCTTGGTCCAATGAGCCTGGGATTGTCCCACAGCTTGTCTAGATATAAGCTAAAGTTCAGTCCTGAAAAGGTGAGTCAGTACTGGTGGCGCTTTTCTCTCTTGTCTGTCATGTTAACGTGTGCTTCATTTCTGACTCCTGCGTCTAATGGCTTGTTATTATTATCTTCTATCATTTTCCTTGTTGTATTTCTGCATTGTTATTGTTGGCATTTTGTGGTGTTATTTGTTGAACTTTTGCAATATTTTGATGTATGACTATTATACCGTTACTATCTTCAAGCATATCATGTTATATTTGTCTGTTGTCATTCTCTTGTAGGCCTTTTTGCGCTAATATTGGTTTAATTACATTTGTAATATTCATTGAAGCTAACATCGTGTTGGCCGTGTCTGGTCATGAAATAGTAATACATCTATTTGTAGAGAACCCCCTTATACATTCGGCTGTGGCTGGTCATGACAAATGCGGTAACACTACTATTTTTTCCTCCACAGGTTGATACCATGATCATTCAGGCCATTGGCTTATTGGATGATCTTGACAAGGAGCTTAACACATATGCAATGAGGGTTCGCGAATGGTATGGTTGGCACTTCCCAGAGCTCACTAAGATAGTGACAGATAATATACAGTATGCAAAAGTTGTGAAGTTGATGGGCAATAGGACTCATGCGGTCAACCTTGATTTCTCGGAGGTAACTCATCGACATGTCTAAATATGAGTCCAATTCCTATGCTAGAAACTTTTTAGTTGGAAGTTCTGTTTTATTTCAGATACTGACAGATGACGAGGTAGAAGCACAGTTAAAGGAGGCTGCAGTAATATCCATGGGAACAGAAGTTAATGATCTTGATTTATCAAACATTAGGGAACTTTGTGATCAAGTCTTGGCTCTTTCTGAGTATAGAGCTCAGCTGTATGATTATCTGAAAAGTAGGATGAACACAATTGCACCAAATTTGACTTCACTTGTGGGCGAACTTGTTGGTGCTAGACTTATTTCACATGGTGGCAGCCTTGTAAATTTGGCCAAGCAGCCTGGTAGCACCATTCAGATACTTGGTGCAGAGAAGGTGAGTTTACTTTCTGTAATCATGGACATATTTCATGTGTTTTCTACGTTTGAATATGGTTTTGAATTGTGTTTTTAGACGGGTGAATTTTCATTTAAAGAACATGGATGAGACACAATATGGCTGGGCAACTAGATTTTCATATTTGCCTTTGCTATTTGTATCTTCCACAATATGAGAGAAAAGCAAGATGAATGCACACATGTTCTTTGTTCTATCTAACTCCTTATAATGTTGTGGTGACATTAAGTAATGTCATGGCTGCAAATGATCTATGTTGTCTATAACATCTATTTGAATTTGCCTTTCCAACAAAAGAGACTGAACTCTACATTTCTCTCCAGGCTTTATTCAGAGCTCTGAAGACAAAACATGCTACACCTAAGTATGGCCTCATCTACCATGCATCCTTAATTGGTCAGGCAGCTCCAAAGCACAAGGGAAAGATTTCTCGTTCTCTAGCTTCAAAAGCCGCTCTTGCCATCCGATATGATGCCCTTGGTGATGGTGAAGATAACTCCCTTGGTCTTGAGAGTCGACTGAAGGTGTTGACATTGTTGAAACTCCGTCTGTATTTAGTACAATATATTTTATGAGGATTTGCCTGACATGAAGAATGTTTGAACAGCTTGAAACACGGCTTCGGGTTCTCGAGGGTAAAGAACTAGGGAGATCTGTTGGTTCCACGAAGGGAAAGCCCAAGATAGAAGTATACGAAAAAGACAGGAAGAACGGTGCTGGGTTAATTACTCCTGCTAAGGTAAGCATTATCAAGATTGTCCTGCGAAATCTGAGGATGCTTCCCAGTAAAGGGTAACAAGGGCCAATAACGTAAACGTTTCTGCTTGGCAAGTACTTGAAGTAGAATAGAACTGTGGAGCTGTGTTAGGGTAGATGTTTTGGTCAAGGTAACAGAGAAAATGCACACTTTTTTTTTAAGATAGTTCGATCATCTTTCTTTCCCTTGTTAAAGCCATGAAAAATGTTTGTTGTTCATAAATTCATCTTGGCTCGAGGTTTTAAATTTGTATTTGTCAGACGTACAATCCTTCGGCTGATCTGGTTCTTGCACAATCCACCGAAGAAACTCCAAAGAAGCTTGATGTGGCTTCAAAGAAGAGGAAACATGATGATGCGGAGACTGCACCATCAACTGAGCCTGCTGgggaagcaattcaagaggatgGTGGCCAGGAGGgccggaagaaaaagaaaaaaaagtcCAAGGATGTTGAGGAGTCTCCTACAGTTGATGCCAAGAGtgacaagaaaaagaaaaagaaatccAAGGAGACAGAGGAGCCTGGCGTGGCCACTGCTGAAGGtgagaagaagaaaaagaaaagtgaaGCACAAGATGAGGTTGTTGCCATGGAAACCGAGTCTGGTAAAAAGGATAAGAGGAAAAAGAAAAAGCAGGCTGATGGATGCGCTGTTCCCCAGAGGAGAAGGGAAGCAAAGCCGAGTCATTTTGCGTAGGCTTAGGTTCAGGACTTTGTGTTCTGTAAAATGGGATTTTACCGACTATTCGATGGTAGTTAGCTATAGTATAGGAACCTTGCAGGATTCATGCAGCTGTGTTGAACAATTACTATTTGGAAGACTGGAAATTTAAATTTTGCTCTATCTACATATACAAAGAAATTGTGTGTCCATTCTACGTGAAAGTATATTTCTCTTGTCATCAGGGGTCGTCTGTCAGTTTGATCTCGTATCCAATGTCTTGTCCTATttcatattttattttctttGAAGGAAACCAGTGCAAATACTCTTGGCGCATAAATGTGGTGTTGCTATTTCCATTCTTTTCTCATGTTTGCAGCTCTAGAATGCACACCTTGTATTAACACTAGGGGGGCAACTTCAACGCGTGCACCAAACGCTCCTAGGTAATTATAAGTGATTTCATCCAGATACAACAGGGCTGTCTCCGCGTGCGACCAACATGGCGACTCCGCGGgccaccggggggggggggggggggggggggggggcgggggggggggggggggggggggggggggggggggtgacgctcccgattcaatcgtacactaatcatacacacaaacgtgtacgatcaagatcagggactcacgggaagatatcacaacacaactctacaaataaaataagtcatacaagcatcatattacaagccaggggcctcgagggctcgaatacaagagctcgatcatagacgagtcagcggaagcaacaatatctgagtacagacataagttaaacaagtttgccttaagaaggctagcacaaactgggatacagatcgaaagaggcgcaggcctcctgcctgggatcctcctaaactactcatggtcatcgtcagcgggcagcacgtagtagtaggcacctctggagtagtaggagtcgtcgtcgacggtggcgtctggctcctgggctccaacatctggttgcgacaaccaggtagaagggatagggggaaaagagggagaaagcaaccgtgagtactcatccaaagtactcgcaagcaaggagctacactacatatgcatgggtatcaaatggagtaagggtatcatatgtggactgaactgcagaatgccagaataagagggggataactaatcctttcgaagactacgcttctggcagcctccgtcttgcaacatgtagaagagagtagactgaagtcctccaagtagcatcgcatagcataatcctaaccgatgatcctcccctcgtcgccctgtgagagagcgatcaccggttgtatctggcacttggaagggtgtgttttattaagtatctggttctagttgtcataaggtcaaggtacaactccaagtcgtcctgttaccgaagatcacggctattcgaatagattaacttccctgcaggggtgcaccacataacccaacacgctcgatcccatttggccggacacactttcctgggtcatgcccggcctcggaagatcaacacgtcgcagcccacCGACACAGGTCCCCggctcggaagatcaacacgtcgcagccccacctaggcacaacagagaggtcagcacgccggtctaaacctaagcgcacaggggtctgggcccatcgcccttagcacacctgcacgttgcgtacgcggccggaagcagaactagcccccttaatacaagagcaggcttacgttccaatccggcgcgcgccactcagtcgctgacgtcacgaaggcttcggctgataccacgacgccgggatacccataactactcccgcgtagatggttagtgcgtatagaccaaatggccaaactcagatcaaatacccagatctcgttaagcgtgttaagtatccgcgaacgtcgaccagggccaggcccacctctctcctaggtggtcggaacctgccctgtcgctccgcctcaaagatccactcgcgggtgctcctcaagccgacccgtctttagtcaccacatgtatcatgtataaagtatatagtatatacccgtgatcaactcccgagtgatcacggcccgatagtatagcatggcagacggacaaggatgtagggccactgatgataaactagcatcctatactaagcattaggattgcaggtaaaggtaacaacagtagtagcaaggacaggctatgcatcaggataggattaacgggaagcagtaacatgctacactactctaatgcaagcagtatagagaagagtaggcgatatctggtgatcaaaggggggcttgcctggttgctctggcaagagagaggggtcgtcaacagcgTAGTCGGTCGGGGCCCCAGCAGCGACGTCGGTCTCgtggtctaccggagagaagagggggaagaaataatgaatataatgcaaatagatgcataacgatgcatgacatggcaaagcgcgatgctaggtgtgccctaacacggtacgaggtggtatcggtgaagggggggaacatccgggaaattatccccggtgttccgCGTTTTCGGgcggaggagccggaggggggaaagttgcgtgttcgctatgctagggatgcgtggcggacgaacgggctgcgtatccggaatcgtctcgtcgttttgagcaactttcatgtacaaagttttcccatccgagctacggtttattttatattaattttaaaaggaTTTTATCATTTCCTACAGTTAACAGAATCAAATTAAATCAAAAGACATTTATGACGTCATCATGACATCAGCGTGATGCAAGCGGTCAAAGTTGACCATTGACCGGTCAACCTGACAGATGGGTCCCACCTGTCAAGGACTGTTTTagttaattagggtttaggttaattagattaattaagcaggattaattaattattatttatatatatatattttattccttttttttcattttggGCGTGGGGCCCCCTAGTCAGTGGCTCATCCGAGCCACCAGGGGCTAACGGGCGCGGGCCAAACGGGGCTGCAACCGAGCGGAGCCCCGGGGCGTTTGGGCGCGAGCGCCGGCGGCCAGGGGCCGCGACGGCGACCGGAGCGGGGCTGGGACGGCGAGCGGCTGTGGCGCGAGGCGAGGCGGGGCgatggcgcgggcggcggaggagcagAGCAGCGGAGCAAGGCCGAGCAGCGTGGGGCGCCGTCGAGCGCGGCGGCCAGCCGCAGTAGCGGCGACGGGGATAGGCGCAGTGGGGAGGCGCGAAGGCGGGCGCGAGCGTGCAGCACGGGGTCAGGCGGAGCGCGCGGTGGGCGCGCCCGAGCACGGCGAGGTGCCCGAAGGGGGGGGCGGCCGCGGCGGTGAGCAGCGTGGCAAGGGCGGGGCTGCACGGGTCGCAACGCGGCCGCGTTCGATCTGCCAGGAGAGGAGGGGAAAGGAGGACGGCGGCTCACTGCGATTAGTAGGGTCGGGGGCAGCGGGGGTCGAGGAGGTCGTCGGGGATGACGTgcggcgaggaggaaggcgacggTGGCATCGGGGGGTCGAGGCGGCGAGgtccaggcggcggcgcgggagggtgGGCAGTTCGTCCctgatccagatcggatcgggaggGGAGAGGAGAGACGAGCGGGGTGGGGCGAGTGGGTGGCGGCGCTGGGGCGATGGGATCGGGGGGgttgccccgatccagatcggggaaGGGCGAGAGGGAGGAGTGGGAGAGAATGGGGGCGACGTGGGGGTGGGGGGTTAGGGTTTCAGGGGGATAAGGTGAATGGgggggtggccggctgggcctttgcccagttgggccggttggtggcctggccgactgggccgtctggcccagtggggggggtccttttatttttttttggtttgttttctgttttttgtattttcttttctttctttattttcttttctgttttgaTTCATTTTAAGTATTTAGGTCTTTTATAAAGGCATGGATCCCACACCATAAATTCCTAGGCATTTATTTGCTCACCCCGAACATTTTGTCTTAAATTTTGAAAAGTTTTTATTCTTtggttgattttgaatttgaatttgaatcagtttcgaactaacacgagattaggaacagtaaccgtggtgacgtggcatcattagcagaggttcactgtagcttaattatccgggcgttacaggGGGGGCGCCGGGGCGCTGCCCTCCGCAACGGCTCGCTCGAACGTTGGCGGCCGATTCTGGGCGCTGGCCAGGTCGGATGAGGATGATGCGGACGGAGACGGGGAGGATCCGGCGGCCTCACCCCCGTCGGATCTGATTTGTGAGTTTTTCAACGCTGGTTATGACGAAGACGAAGTAGCCACGACGGTTGACAAGGTCTTGCCGGTGGCCGATCCGGCAAGGGTTGGGTTTCACGCGGGCGAGAGGAAGGAGATGGCCCGACGCGTTGTTCACCggagaacggcggcgacggcgatcAGGCCATGGAAGGGCCCCTTACCTAAGGTACGTCTTCCGAACCTTACGCTTTTCGATTTAATTCGTCCGGACTCATGGACTGAGGTTAAGAAGAAGAGGCAGGCACGCCGGAAGGTGGCCGGCCCACCGCCGGCGGCGGCTGCGGCAACCGCGCCGTCGATCCCTGGGATCGGGATTAGGGCGGCTCGTGACTGCCGTTTGAATTTGATTCTGGGCCGAGATGGGCCAAATCTGTCGATCTCTAGGCTGCATCTGGCTGGCCCCAGGCTATACCGAAACCCACCAGGATTGCGTCTATGGTTACATGCAGAGACGAGATCGTTTCTTGCCCTACGTACGAAGTTGCGCCGCGAGCTAGGGTTCACCGAAACGGGACGCCGGGGTTCCCTTCTTCCGGTCCTGGACGTGCGCGAAGGATCTTACCCCTTGGTGCCATGGCGGGCCGAGGGGCGGGAGTGCCTCCTGCAAAGAATCCTTCGGCGGTGGACGCGAGGGGCCAAGCCGGGGctgagccgccgccgcccgcaggcACTGGCCGTGGCGCAGCCGACGCTGGGCATGGTGTTGCCGGTGCTGGGCGTGGTGCCGCCGCTCCTGTTGCAGCTACGAGGCGGGGGGCGGCATCGTTGGGGCGCGGCCTCCGGCGCCCGTTGCGGGTCGGGGTGGGATGCCTCCTGGCCCCCAGCCAGTGACGGCTAGGCCGCCCGTGGTTCCGGCGGGCAGAGGTGGGCATGCTGGACACCGGCCGGCAGGGCCGACCTCCTCGGTGACTACTGCTGCAGGTCGGGGCGGTGCCAACGGCCCGAGGCCAGCTGTGGTCAACCAGATCACTTCTGCCGGCGTTCAGCCACGTGCCGTGCCGCCGCCTCACTACGTCGCGAGGCCGGCGCAATCGCGCTCGGGCCCAACGCAGACGAGGCAAAACTCGACCGCTGGAGAGTCTTATGATCCACCCCGGAGACAGTGGGGGGACGATGGTTATGATGCATATGGGGATGGACAACACTGGTCGTGGTTTTGCCTGGCAGAGTGATGGTTCTGCTGAGAGGCCTTTTCTCGGCCCTTCGGGTGGTTTTGTCGAGGGAGCTTCAGGCCCAGACTACAGGCAGAGAGGTGGCTTCCATGGTCACCGTGGTGGTCGTGGTCGGTACCGCAGACAGCCTCCGCCATCGGCTGTTGTTGACCATGCGGCATCTGTCGTGACAGCCGATCTCGTTTAGACTACTGACATGCCTAGCAATGCGATGGACGTCGTGACGGCACTCGCCAACGCGGAGTTCCTGGGACTGGGGCTACAGCTGAGGCATGCGACAGGTCTGATTCATAGAGAGCGTCCAAGTGGGCGAGTAAGAAGGAGAAGATGTTATGCTATTTGATGTGGTGAGAAGGGTCACTTCATTGCTGAGTGCGTGGCGGAGCTGTGCGATTCGTGTGGTAAGCCGGCACATGTCATGGGGGATTGCCCGTTTTTGCGTGATCAGGTTCCGGCTCTTACAATGTATGGAGTATATTGTGCTGAGTTGACGTTCTTTGAGTCCCTAGCCGCGAGAGAGATTCTGGTGGTGACGAAGAGTTTGACCACTGGGATTGTGAAAGCTACCCAAGGAGAGGTTTTTGAGGCTCAGATTGTGTAGAGGCTTCAGGAACTGGCTCCAGGTGACTTCCAGTGGGAGCTTTTCAGTATTGAGGCCAATGTGTTCAAGGTTGACTTCCCAACGGTGGATGATTTGCAGAGATTGCTGAGCTTTGGGTTGTGCAGAGTTCCTGACACTAAATGCATTCTGGAATGTCACGAGTGGAAGAAGGTGGAGCCTTAGGGCAAGCCTCTTACTCAGGTCTGGTTGCGGTTTTCCGGGGCTCCTTCTGAGCCAATGCAGGATGTTCGAGTTGTGGCTAGTCTGGGCATTATGGTTGGAAAAACTGAGAAAGTGGATATGCCTTTACCCGCGCTCATGGGGTGGCCCAACTTCTAGTGAGCATTCTAGACATTGAGTTCGTCCCTGATGTGGTCAACTAGACTTACAGGGGAGAGGTTTTTCCTCTCGAGATTGAGTTTGAGGATGCCATCTGTTTGCTGAGGCGATTAATGGGACTGATGTGGATATGCATGAGGGTGATGACAGCGCGGGTGCTAAAGAGGCACCGACTGATGAGGCTGGGCGAGAGGTGTCCCACGGTTCGGGCCATGTTGCTCAGCTGCCCGGGGACGGGCCCAGGGTAGAGACAGCACCATCATCCTTGGTGCCTATGAGTTCTCTACGGTTTGGGTCATTTGATCCAGCTTCTGCCCCTCCCAGACTCTGGAGCGACCGGGTGGAATCTGATGATGTGTATGAGTGCACGCTTCCTGTGTTGGAGTTTGATGCTGCTGATAGTCTCTTGGTTGGAGGCTTGGTGAGGACGCCCTCGGCGACGACCTTGGATGGGGGAGGGAAGGTGGAGCCTGAGATGGCTCCTCTTTCCCCCGCTCTCCCAGCGGTCGCGTTCCGGGAGATAACGTTTGCTTCAGAGGTTGTGTCTGGGGGAGGGAGTCTAGGATAGGTGACCTCGacctcttctcctcctctcttgGTGCCGGCGACGCTGACAATGGCCGGCTGTGGGGGAGGCGATCTGGGGCAGGTGGCCTCAGTTCCCTCTTCTCCGGCGGCGACTAGAGCGGCCACTTCTCCAGTGGCGCAGGGTGGGGGTCTGGGGCAGGTGGCCTCGATCCTCCCTTCTCCCTCGGCGGTCAGGAAGGCCGCGCCCTCTGGCCAGAGGGTTGGGGCGGGGGGAgtgctcgggcaggcggcccccacGCTTCCTTCTCCTGGCTTTCCGGCGGCCCAGGGCTTCGGTTTGAGACACTCGTCTGTGGGGCTTGAGAGCCCACCGCCGCTTCCTCAGGTAACTTTGGCTGACCCTGCGTGGGATTCAGCGCGA encodes:
- the LOC125551204 gene encoding probable nucleolar protein 5-2, whose amino-acid sequence is MLVLFETPAGFALFKVLNEGKLDKVEDLWKEFTTSDRARKVVELKAFNKFENTSDALSAATLIIDSKPTKGLRKFLQKHCDGETLAVADSKLGNAIKEKLKIDCVHNSAVMELMRGLRNQLSELISGLGTQDLGPMSLGLSHSLSRYKLKFSPEKVDTMIIQAIGLLDDLDKELNTYAMRVREWYGWHFPELTKIVTDNIQYAKVVKLMGNRTHAVNLDFSEILTDDEVEAQLKEAAVISMGTEVNDLDLSNIRELCDQVLALSEYRAQLYDYLKSRMNTIAPNLTSLVGELVGARLISHGGSLVNLAKQPGSTIQILGAEKALFRALKTKHATPKYGLIYHASLIGQAAPKHKGKISRSLASKAALAIRYDALGDGEDNSLGLESRLKLETRLRVLEGKELGRSVGSTKGKPKIEVYEKDRKNGAGLITPAKTYNPSADLVLAQSTEETPKKLDVASKKRKHDDAETAPSTEPAGEAIQEDGGQEGRKKKKKKSKDVEESPTVDAKSDKKKKKKSKETEEPGVATAEGEKKKKKSEAQDEVVAMETESGKKDKRKKKKQADGCAVPQRRREAKPSHFA